A window of the Hevea brasiliensis isolate MT/VB/25A 57/8 chromosome 6, ASM3005281v1, whole genome shotgun sequence genome harbors these coding sequences:
- the LOC110648519 gene encoding protein RGF1 INDUCIBLE TRANSCRIPTION FACTOR 1 — MEQMLVPPWLESLLSSSFFNICPRHQDSPRNECNMFCLDCKNEAFCFYCRSSSHKDHIVIQIRRSSYHDVVRVAEIQNVLDISEVQTYVINSARVLFLNERPQPKTSSSKGVSHLCETCGRSLLDPFRFCSLGCKVVGIKKNGDTNFNLTTKEEEMEERREGISGRRLTSKEEEELRVESQQDMYRSTSHNSNSRRRKGIPHRAPFGS; from the exons ATG GAACAAATGCTGGTGCCACCATGGCTAGAATCGTTATTGTCATCTTCATTTTTCAACATTTGCCCTAGGCACCAAGATTCCCCACGTAATGAATGCAATATGTTTTGCCTTGATTGCAAGAACGAAGCCTTTTGCTTCTATTGCCGATCCTCCAGCCACAAAGATCATATAGTTATTCAA ATCAGGAGATCATCGTATCATGATGTTGTTAGGGTTGCTGAGATTCAGAATGTTTTGGACATTAGTGAAGTTCAAACTTACGTTATAAACAGTGCTAGAGTTCTTTTTCTAAATGAAAGACCACAGCCTAAGACTAGTTCAAGCAAAGGGGTCTCTCATTTATGCGAAACATGTGGAAGAAGTCTCTTGGACCCCTTTCGTTTCTGTTCTCTCGGATGCAAG GTAGTAGGAATAAAGAAAAATGGGGATACCAACTTTAACTTAACCACTAAGGAGGAGGAAATGGAGGAAAGAAGGGAAGGAATTTCAGGAAGAAGATTGACatcaaaggaagaagaagaattgCGTGTAGAAAGCCAACAAGACATGTACAGAAGCACTTCTCACAATTCCAATTCAAGAAGAAGAAAAGGCATCCCTCATAGAGCACCTTTTGGAtcctaa
- the LOC110648512 gene encoding serine carboxypeptidase-like 51 isoform X1 gives MENFLLFSLSLLLLNPLLHGGIAIAGKTKDGLEEWGYARVRPKAHMFWWLYRSPNRVENPSKPWPIILWLQGGPGASGVSIGNFQEVGPLDIDFKPRNSTWLQVADLLFVDNPVGTGFSFVEDKELLVKSDVEAAADLTIMLQKIFNRNKSLQKSPLYIVAESYGGKYAVTLALSALKAIEAGKLNLNLGGVALGDSWISPEDFVLSWGPLLKDISRLDKKDFEIVDSVAQKIKQQIREGLYVNATGSWSELENLIVQRSGNVDFYNFMMADAVSDSSSMAASRTRQLSKEIALKKYSKYLNSMRSIPGDSDNDDEESDFISIIRKKLKIIPHDITFGQQDGLVFDALAGDFMKARIKEVDELLAKGINVTIYNGQLDLICATKGTEAWVEKLKWEGLQNFQSKDRIPLFCGKDRLVRGFTKSYKNLHFYWILGAGHFVPVDEPCITIKMISAITQSPAVLSS, from the exons ATGGAAAACTTTCTTCTCTTTTCCCTCTCTCTTCTCCTCTTGAATCCTCTGCTTCATGGAGGAATAGCCATTGCTGGAAAAACAAAAGATGGATTAGAAGAATGGGGATATGCTCGAGTCAGACCCA AAGCACACATGTTTTGGTGGCTTTATAGAAGTCCAAACAGAGTTGAGAATCCCTCCAAGCCATGGCCTATCATTCTCTGGCTACAGGGAGGACCT GGTGCATCAGGTGTTTCTATAGGGAATTTCCAGGAGGTTGGTCCATTGGACATTGATTTTAAACCTCGAAATTCTACATGGCTTCAAGTAGCTGATCTCTTGTTTGTA gacAATCCAGTTGGAACAGGATTCAGTTTCGTGGAGGACAAAGAACTGTTGGTGAAAAGTGATGTGGAGGCAGCAGCTGATTTAACTATAATGTTGCAGAAGATTTTTAATAGAAATAAGAGCCTGCAAAAGAGTCCTCTGTACATTGTTGCAGAGTCTTATGGAGGAAAATATGCAGTCACTCTTGCACTGTCTGCTCTAAAAGCCATTGAAGCAGGGAAATTGAATCTTAATCTTGGAG GAGTGGCATTGGGTGACAGTTGGATTTCTCCTGAAGATTTTGTG CTTTCATGGGGTCCTCTTCTGAAAGATATATCGCGGCTAGACAAGAAAGATTTTGAGATTGTAGACAG TGTGGCCCAGAAGATTAAGCAACAAATCAGAGAAGGTCTCTATGTTAATGCAACGGGTTCTTGGAGTGAACTTGAAAATTTGATAGTCCAAAGAAGCGGCAATGTG gatttttataattttatgatGGCTGATGCAGTATCTGATTCATCATCCATGGCAGCTTCAAGAACAAGGCAATTATCTAAGGAAATTGCATTGAAGAAATACTCTAAATATCTAAATTCTATGAGGTCTATTCCAGGTGATAGTGATAATGATGATGAAGAAAGTGATTTTATAAGTATAATTAGAAAGAAACTCAAGATTATCCCTCATGATATCAC ATTCGGTCAACAGGATGGTTTAGTTTTTGATGCATTGGCAGGTGATTTTATGAAAGCAAGAATTAAAGag GTTGATGAGCTTTTAGCTAAAGGGATAAATGTGACTATATATAATGGGCAG CTTGATCTGATTTGTGCAACAAAGGGGACGGAAGCATGGGTTGAGAAGCTTAA GTGGGAAGGGCTGCAGAACTTTCAAAGCAAGGACAGAATTCCTTTATTTTGTGGTAAAGACAGGCTTGTTAGAGGATTCACCAAGTCATACAAGAATTTACACTTCTATTGGATTCTTGGAGCTGGCCATTTT GTTCCAGTGGATGAGCCCTGCATTACAATAAAGATGATAAGTGCCATAACACAATCGCCTGCAGTGCTATCTAGTTAG
- the LOC110648516 gene encoding cyclin-dependent protein kinase inhibitor SMR2 — MEQTVINRHNSFQKIRKKERKILQEYKLSKVCLSLSLSLSLRVLPLQVSIPTPSISMSKDHITQQILPELEESATSQGPKQDDGEVVAADELVPSDQEECKTPTSSNHKIPTIRSCPPTPKKKVQKLFLNKRKLPEMDFFEAANRDEVESFFRSSFELARVEYRRMKRRCRSH, encoded by the coding sequence ATGGAGCAAACTGTAATAAATAGACATAACAGCTTTCAAAagataagaaagaaagaaagaaaaatactaCAAGAATACAAATTGTCAAAAGTctgtctgtctctctctctctctctctctctcagagttcttccactacaAGTTTCCATACCTACACCTTCCATTTCCATGTCTAAAGATCACATAACCCAGCAAATTCTACCAGAACTTGAAGAATCTGCCACATCACAAGGTCCCAAGCAAGACGATGGTGAGGTAGTTGCTGCTGATGAACTAGTACCAAGTGATCAAGAAGAGTGCAAAACACCAACTTCTAGTAATCACAAGATACCAACTATCCGAAGCTGCCCACCAACACCAAAAAAGAAAGTGCAAAAATTGTTCTTGAACAAGAGGAAATTGCCTGAGATGGACTTCTTTGAAGCTGCTAATAGAGATGAGGTAGAGTCTTTCTTTCGATCTAGCTTTGAGTTAGCTAGAGTTGAATATCGTCGCATGAAGAGAAGATGTAGAAGTCATTGA
- the LOC110648512 gene encoding serine carboxypeptidase-like 51 isoform X2 has product MGKFCVLVVCVVFLVFLLQEGIATTARTQDGSESWGYVEVRPKAHMFWWLYRSPNRVENPSKPWPIILWLQGGPGASGVSIGNFQEVGPLDIDFKPRNSTWLQVADLLFVDNPVGTGFSFVEDKELLVKSDVEAAADLTIMLQKIFNRNKSLQKSPLYIVAESYGGKYAVTLALSALKAIEAGKLNLNLGGVALGDSWISPEDFVLSWGPLLKDISRLDKKDFEIVDSVAQKIKQQIREGLYVNATGSWSELENLIVQRSGNVDFYNFMMADAVSDSSSMAASRTRQLSKEIALKKYSKYLNSMRSIPGDSDNDDEESDFISIIRKKLKIIPHDITFGQQDGLVFDALAGDFMKARIKEVDELLAKGINVTIYNGQLDLICATKGTEAWVEKLKWEGLQNFQSKDRIPLFCGKDRLVRGFTKSYKNLHFYWILGAGHFVPVDEPCITIKMISAITQSPAVLSS; this is encoded by the exons ATGGGAAAGTTTTGTGTTCTTGTTGTGTGTGTTGTGTTCTTGGTTTTTCTGCTTCAAGAAGGGATTGCCACAACTGCAAGAACCCAGGATGGATCAGAATCTTGGGGATATGTAGAAGTGAGACCTA AAGCACACATGTTTTGGTGGCTTTATAGAAGTCCAAACAGAGTTGAGAATCCCTCCAAGCCATGGCCTATCATTCTCTGGCTACAGGGAGGACCT GGTGCATCAGGTGTTTCTATAGGGAATTTCCAGGAGGTTGGTCCATTGGACATTGATTTTAAACCTCGAAATTCTACATGGCTTCAAGTAGCTGATCTCTTGTTTGTA gacAATCCAGTTGGAACAGGATTCAGTTTCGTGGAGGACAAAGAACTGTTGGTGAAAAGTGATGTGGAGGCAGCAGCTGATTTAACTATAATGTTGCAGAAGATTTTTAATAGAAATAAGAGCCTGCAAAAGAGTCCTCTGTACATTGTTGCAGAGTCTTATGGAGGAAAATATGCAGTCACTCTTGCACTGTCTGCTCTAAAAGCCATTGAAGCAGGGAAATTGAATCTTAATCTTGGAG GAGTGGCATTGGGTGACAGTTGGATTTCTCCTGAAGATTTTGTG CTTTCATGGGGTCCTCTTCTGAAAGATATATCGCGGCTAGACAAGAAAGATTTTGAGATTGTAGACAG TGTGGCCCAGAAGATTAAGCAACAAATCAGAGAAGGTCTCTATGTTAATGCAACGGGTTCTTGGAGTGAACTTGAAAATTTGATAGTCCAAAGAAGCGGCAATGTG gatttttataattttatgatGGCTGATGCAGTATCTGATTCATCATCCATGGCAGCTTCAAGAACAAGGCAATTATCTAAGGAAATTGCATTGAAGAAATACTCTAAATATCTAAATTCTATGAGGTCTATTCCAGGTGATAGTGATAATGATGATGAAGAAAGTGATTTTATAAGTATAATTAGAAAGAAACTCAAGATTATCCCTCATGATATCAC ATTCGGTCAACAGGATGGTTTAGTTTTTGATGCATTGGCAGGTGATTTTATGAAAGCAAGAATTAAAGag GTTGATGAGCTTTTAGCTAAAGGGATAAATGTGACTATATATAATGGGCAG CTTGATCTGATTTGTGCAACAAAGGGGACGGAAGCATGGGTTGAGAAGCTTAA GTGGGAAGGGCTGCAGAACTTTCAAAGCAAGGACAGAATTCCTTTATTTTGTGGTAAAGACAGGCTTGTTAGAGGATTCACCAAGTCATACAAGAATTTACACTTCTATTGGATTCTTGGAGCTGGCCATTTT GTTCCAGTGGATGAGCCCTGCATTACAATAAAGATGATAAGTGCCATAACACAATCGCCTGCAGTGCTATCTAGTTAG
- the LOC110648520 gene encoding uncharacterized protein LOC110648520 encodes MAPKRSGKGKKKKVIGTVLRSSKRVVKETVKLAVIEGDTQESTQEDQNGDTEEVDVPDKEPLVRTIPVEENVEEGNQTIEISVKKPKKEREKPSKKDTFTEKQEPSKTTRTKKTTQEGKGQEKKKKKKRGRRGIESGGEGYKRYVFRVLKQVHPELRISSMAMSVINSLMKDMFERIADEAANLSQHSHRMTLSSREIQDAVKLVLPGELGRHAIAEGSKAITNYMSYETKGSKA; translated from the exons ATGGCTCCAAAGCGTTCTGGgaagggaaagaagaagaaggtgaTAGGGACTGTATTGAGGTCTAGTAAGCGAGTTGTTAAAGAAACTGTGAAACTTGCTGTTATTGAGGGAGACACTCAAGAATCAACACAAGAAGATCAAAATGGAGATACAGAAGAGGTTGATGTTCCTGATAAAGAGCCTCTGGTCAGGACCATTCCTGTTGAAGAAAATGTTGAGGAAGGAAACCAAACAATTGAAATTTCAGTCAAGAAGCCTAAGAAAGAA AGAGAAA AGCCATCGAAAAAAGATACTTTCACAGAAAAACAAGAACCATCAAAGACTACAAGAACAAAGAAGACAACCCAGGAAGGGAAAGggcaggagaagaagaagaagaagaagagggggaGAAGGGGAATAGAATCAGGTGGTGAAGGTTATAAAAGATATGTATTTAGGGTACTGAAGCAGGTACATCCGGAGCTGAGAATATCATCAATGGCGATGAGCGTTATTAACAGCTTGATGAAGGACATGTTTGAGAGGATAGCTGATGAGGCAGCAAATCTTTCACAGCACAGCCACAGAATGACACTCTCATCCAGGGAGATTCAGGATGCAGTGAAGCTTGTTTTGCCTGGAGAACTTGGGAGGCATGCCATTGCTGAGGGTTCTAAAGCTATAACTAACTATATGTCTTATGAGACGAAAGGGTCCAAGGCCTAG
- the LOC110648512 gene encoding serine carboxypeptidase-like 51 isoform X4 produces MGKFCVLVVCVVFLVFLLQEGIATTARTQDGSESWGYVEVRPKAHMFWWLYKSPYRVENPSKPWPVILWLQGGPGASGVGLGNFEEIGPLDVNLKPRNSTWLRMADLLFVDNPVGTGYSFVEESNLFVKTDEEAATDLTTLLEEIFNRNVSLQKSPLYIVAESYGGKFAVTLGLSAHKAIEAGKLKAKLGGVVLGDSWISPEDFVLSWGPLLKDVSRLDNNGVEKANSLAEKIKQQIRDGQYVSATDSWAELEGAISRSSNSVDFYNFLLDSGMDPVSLTAAELSQGRAMKRYIRYLSSLRSSPDGDGDIDSLMNGVIKQKLKIIPNNISWGGQAGEVFTNLAGDFMRPRINEVDELVAKGVNVTVYNGQLDLICATKGTQAWVQKLKWEGLPTFLKMGRTPLYCGDDILTRGFTKSYKNFHFYWILGAGHFVPVDQPCIALNMVGVITESPAAAASAEERQGELFTNNDTEHEVKKKWSEKNTLYKS; encoded by the exons ATGGGAAAGTTTTGTGTTCTTGTTGTGTGTGTTGTGTTCTTGGTTTTTCTGCTTCAAGAAGGGATTGCCACAACTGCAAGAACCCAGGATGGATCAGAATCTTGGGGATATGTAGAAGTGAGACCTA AGGCACACATGTTTTGGTGGCTTTATAAAAGTCCTTACAGAGTTGAAAATCCATCCAAGCCATGGCCAGTCATTCTTTGGTTGCAGGGTGGACCT GGAGCATCAGGTGTTGGTTTAGGGAATTTTGAAGAAATTGGGCCACTGGATGTCAATCTAAAGCCAAGAAATTCAACATGGCTAAGAATGGCTGATCTCTTGTTTGTG GATAATCCAGTAGGTACAGGATACAGTTTTGTGGAAGAATCAAATTTATTTGTGAAAACTGATGAAGAGGCAGCAACTGATTTAACCACATTGTTGGAGGAAATATTTAACAGAAACGTGAGTCTGCAGAAAAGTCCTTTGTATATAGTGGCAGAGTCTTATGGAGGCAAATTTGCAGTAACCCTTGGATTGTCAGCTCATAAAGCTATAGAAGCAGGCAAATTAAAGGCTAAACTTGGAG GAGTGGTATTGGGTGATTCTTGGATCTCCCCAGAAGATTTTGTG CTTTCATGGGGTCCTCTTCTCAAAGATGTCTCAAGACTAGATAACAATGGTGTTGAGAAGGCAAACAG TCTAGCAGAGAAGATTAAGCAGCAAATCCGCGACGGTCAGTATGTTTCTGCAACAGATTCTTGGGCTGAACTTGAGGGAGCAATTAGCAGAAGCAGCAATTCAGTG GATTTCTATAATTTTCTTTTAGATTCTGGAATGGACCCAGTATCTCTAACAGCAGCAGAATTATCACAAGGAAGAGCAATGAAGAGGTATATCAGATACCTTAGCTCCTTGAGGTCATCTCCTGATGGTGATGGTGATATCGATAGCTTGATGAATGGTGTAATTAAACAGAAGCTAAAGATTATTCCAAATAACATCAG CTGGGGAGGACAGGCAGGTGAAGTGTTCACTAATCTGGCAGGTGATTTCATGAGGCCAAGGATTAATGAG GTGGATGAGCTTGTAGCTAAAGGGGTGAATGTGACTGTATACAATGGGCAA ctTGATTTGATATGTGCAACCAAGGGCACTCAAGCATGGGTTCAAAAACTCAA GTGGGAAGGGCTTCCCACCTTCTTGAAGATGGGCAGAACCCCTCTTTACTGTGGTGATGATATTCTCACAAGAGGATTTACCAAATCTTACAAAAACTTCCATTTTTATTGGATTCTTGGAGCTGGCCATTTT GTACCAGTAGACCAACCCTGCATAGCATTAAACATGGTGGGGGTAATCACAGAGTCGCCAGCAGCAGCAGCTTCTGCAGAGGAAAGACAAGGAGAATTGTTCACAAATAATGACACCGAACATGAAGTCAAGAAGAAATGGAGTGAGAAAAATACACTATACAAAAGCTGA
- the LOC110648512 gene encoding serine carboxypeptidase-like 51 isoform X3, translating into MADLLFVDNPVGTGYSFVEESNLFVKTDEEAATDLTTLLEEIFNRNVSLQKSPLYIVAESYGGKFAVTLGLSAHKAIEAGKLKAKLGGVVLGDSWISPEDFVLSWGPLLKDVSRLDNNGVEKANSLAEKIKQQIRDGQYVSATDSWAELEGAISRSSNSVDFYNFLLDSGMDPVSLTAAELSQGRAMKRYIRYLSSLRSSPDGDGDIDSLMNGVIKQKLKIIPNNISWGGQAGEVFTNLAGDFMRPRINEVDELVAKGVNVTVYNGQLDLICATKGTQAWVQKLKWEGLPTFLKMGRTPLYCGDDILTRGFTKSYKNFHFYWILGAGHFVPVDQPCIALNMVGVITESPAAAASAEERQGELFTNNDTEHEVKKKWSEKNTLYKS; encoded by the exons ATGGCTGATCTCTTGTTTGTG GATAATCCAGTAGGTACAGGATACAGTTTTGTGGAAGAATCAAATTTATTTGTGAAAACTGATGAAGAGGCAGCAACTGATTTAACCACATTGTTGGAGGAAATATTTAACAGAAACGTGAGTCTGCAGAAAAGTCCTTTGTATATAGTGGCAGAGTCTTATGGAGGCAAATTTGCAGTAACCCTTGGATTGTCAGCTCATAAAGCTATAGAAGCAGGCAAATTAAAGGCTAAACTTGGAG GAGTGGTATTGGGTGATTCTTGGATCTCCCCAGAAGATTTTGTG CTTTCATGGGGTCCTCTTCTCAAAGATGTCTCAAGACTAGATAACAATGGTGTTGAGAAGGCAAACAG TCTAGCAGAGAAGATTAAGCAGCAAATCCGCGACGGTCAGTATGTTTCTGCAACAGATTCTTGGGCTGAACTTGAGGGAGCAATTAGCAGAAGCAGCAATTCAGTG GATTTCTATAATTTTCTTTTAGATTCTGGAATGGACCCAGTATCTCTAACAGCAGCAGAATTATCACAAGGAAGAGCAATGAAGAGGTATATCAGATACCTTAGCTCCTTGAGGTCATCTCCTGATGGTGATGGTGATATCGATAGCTTGATGAATGGTGTAATTAAACAGAAGCTAAAGATTATTCCAAATAACATCAG CTGGGGAGGACAGGCAGGTGAAGTGTTCACTAATCTGGCAGGTGATTTCATGAGGCCAAGGATTAATGAG GTGGATGAGCTTGTAGCTAAAGGGGTGAATGTGACTGTATACAATGGGCAA ctTGATTTGATATGTGCAACCAAGGGCACTCAAGCATGGGTTCAAAAACTCAA GTGGGAAGGGCTTCCCACCTTCTTGAAGATGGGCAGAACCCCTCTTTACTGTGGTGATGATATTCTCACAAGAGGATTTACCAAATCTTACAAAAACTTCCATTTTTATTGGATTCTTGGAGCTGGCCATTTT GTACCAGTAGACCAACCCTGCATAGCATTAAACATGGTGGGGGTAATCACAGAGTCGCCAGCAGCAGCAGCTTCTGCAGAGGAAAGACAAGGAGAATTGTTCACAAATAATGACACCGAACATGAAGTCAAGAAGAAATGGAGTGAGAAAAATACACTATACAAAAGCTGA